Within the Halichoerus grypus chromosome 2, mHalGry1.hap1.1, whole genome shotgun sequence genome, the region TCATAGAAAAGTcctggtggggcggggggggaggcggtcagcaggctggctcagtcagtagagcatgcggctcttgatctccctctgtgagttcaagccccacactggggatagagtttacttaaaataaataattaattttaaaaaagaaaaaatccttgtggtatgttaagtgaaagaaatactttctctaggggcgcctgggtggctcagtcgttaagcgtctgcctttgactcaggtcacgaacccagggtcctgggattgagccccacgtcaggctccctgctctgcgggaagcctgcttctccctctcccactccccctgcttgtgttccctctctcgctgtgtctctctctgtcaaacaaataaataaaatcttaaaaaaaaaaaaagaaagaaatactttctcTAATGTTACTGTGGATGTGTATAAGATGAAAAAGGCCAACGGATATGCAGGACCCCAGGGGGCTGTGGGCTAATACACTGTTCTGATTAACAGCGCGGAAGGTGGGTGAGCTCCAGATAGAAGGAGTTCCGCGGGTGTATGAGTTAGGCCGCCTGCAGGCCAGGGATGCATGGTAGGAGAGCGCCTTCTGTTTTCAGAGCTGGTCTGATGGCCTGGTGGAGCCGCAATGTACCCCTCTGTGAGAGGGGACCAAGGCGCAAATCACCAAGAGGGATAGGGAGCGCTGAGTGCGCTGGAGGTAAAGGCTGGAAGCAGGGTCATAAGCCCAGAACATGAAATGCTGAGACTGAACTGAACACATCCTCCCCGGGGCGCTCACCAGCTGGGCTTGGACCTTACAGCAGAGGGAATAAATCTTGGGGCCCAGAGTCAAGCCCTGAGCTCagccctttcctctccttcatgGAGCCCGAGTGCATAACCCTGCGATGGTTGATTGCATGCTCCCGGTGACGTCTAGCTGAGCACCTTGCTAGGCTCCGGCAAGTGGTGGAACCTCCTGGCATCTTCCCCTCTTCCACCGGCAGTGTGGTGAGCCTGCGGGCAGCACTTACCCAAAGAGACGACCAGACAGGCACTGGCAAAGCCGCATGGGCCCCGGCGCGGCGGCAGGAGGGCTCCTGGTTGCACCAGGCCTGGCTTGACGACTCTTCCTGGCTATTAGGGCACTTTAAGTCTCATTTGGTCTCTGAACGCCACAATCAATGTTTTGGCTACGACCAGGAGCCCTAGGCCAAATGGCTTAAACCCCACAAGGCCAGCCCAGCGCTTGCTGGggaaaatctcaaaaaaaccTGTATTCCACAGGAACTCAAAgctcccactccctcctgcttTCATCCCTTTTAAAGAAGCGCAGTTAGTTCCTCCCGGCCCTGGACGCTGGGGATAGAGGAGTCAGAGGTCAGGTTGGAGCCCCTGTGGACTGGTGGGACCTGGGCTCAGTGGAAGATATTCtcgttatcctcattttacagaccgGGGTGTGCAGCGAGCAAGTCTCACAGCAAGGAGGTTTTTAGCTTAATTTCCtcgagcctgttttctcatctgtagagcCTGAACAGTTGCATTTGTTGATCAAGACTATGGCAAAATTCGTTAAATGCGGAGAGGAGAGGACAGCCATCAGGTTTGGGTGGGTGGTTCCCTGACCATGTGAATTCTTACAGCCCAGCCACAGCTCGCGGGGCAGCCGGCAAGCCACCTCTCCGCGGAGCCCACAGCTGGTGAGGCTGGGGCCACAGGACCccaggccctcttcctggctgggCCGGGGAATTCCGGGAAGCTTGATAAGAGCTTTGGTTCTAggttttcccacctgtaaaatggagtaaaatgttcttttaagcAGGATGAAGTCTTGTGTGCTCCAATTGCAGAGGACCCAGGTCCCTTTGCTCTCCATGTAATGCCCAGCACCTCAACTGTGCCTGACATGTGCTAGGGTTCAAGGAAGCAAGATTGGGGAGCTCCAGGCAAGTGCCCTCTGTCTGTGAAGTGAGACCTCTGTTCTACCACTCCTGGCTGTTTGCTCAGGGACAGGCCATCAaacctctccaggcctcagtctgCTAAACTTTAAAACAGGACCTCTTTTTAGGGCGTTATTGAAGATTATGAGAGACAATGCCAGGCAGTATCTAACAAAGAACCCAGGACGAGTTTATTATATTATCAATTTGCTCAGTGAATGCCTGTACCTGCAACTCAAGATCAGCTGGGCAGCCCGGCTCTGCTTTCTAAAATGCAGTTTCTGAAGCGCGGCAAGCTGAAAGAAGACACATGCGGGATCAGCGCACTCTCTTTAATGAGAAGGGGATTCCCATTCTTACAGCAACAGGTAAAAACATAAATACGGGTGGGTGGGCGGCGGCAAGGCGGCAAGGGCCCGGGCGCCGGGCCCAGGCTCGAAGAAAGGTACACCCGGGCTCCCAGTCCCAACGGCCCATGTTCAGCCGGTTGGGGGTGCCCGCGGGCGTTTGGAGGGCACTCTGGGGGCGAGGGCTAAGGCACCAGGCTGCGGGATCAATCGCCGCAAGCTCTGTAAACGCGGCCACAAACTCTCCCGCGCTTGGGGACAAAGGCGCCGGGGACGGAAAAAGCTCCGAGGCCCCTGCGGGAGTGAATGTGAAATCCAAGGGACGTGGAGACACGTCAGGGGTCCTCCCTCCCCCGAGACTCAGTGTCCCTCTCTAGAGCTGGGATCGGTCGGGGCGCCCCAGGTAGGGCCCTTCCCTACCAGGCTCGGATACCGTGCAGCGTGGACACTCCTGAGTTGCCCTGCGGGATCCCGGGGCTCTGCACCGCGTTCAAGTCCCCGACGCCAAAGTTCACGAAGTTGTTGTTGGTGGCGGCCGTGGCCGACTGCGCCGGGGGCGGCCCGGCTGGGTAAGCAGCGGCGCAGCTGTAGCCAGGGTTGCAGGCCGCGCTGCCGTAACCCGGGTAGGCGGGGTAGGCGTTGTAGCCATAGGCGTTGAGGCCCACACCGTACGCTGGCGCGTAGGGCGCCGAGTCCCCGAGGCAGGGCTTGCCGTCGCGCACAAGCACTGGCACCGCGATCCTgcgggccggcggcggcggcggcgggggcagcCCCACCAGCTCCAGAGTCTGGTCCTGCCGCTGCCGCTTGCACTTGTAGCGCCGGTTCTGGAACCAGATCTTGACCTGCGTGGACGTGAGCTTCAGCACGCTGGCCAGCTGGTCGCGCTCGGGCGCCGACAGGTACCGCTGCTGCTTGAAGCGCCGCTCTAGCTCGTAGACCTGCGCCTGCGAGAAGAGCACGCGCGGCTTCCTCCGCCGTCGCGCCCGGGGTCGCTCCGCGCCGTCTGCCTCCGGCTTCTCCAGCTCCACGGCCTTCTGCAGTGAGCACAGCTCTGCGGGGaaacagaggggcagagggatgctCGGTCAGGTCAGAGCGGCCCGATCCGCGGAGCGCCTGCCGGGGAATTAGCCCTAGTGGGTGCCACCCCGTGCTGTCCGGAGCGCCCAGCTGGGCTGCGGCTCGCTCTGCCCAGTGCACTGGGCGCCACGGACAGCTCGGTTTCCGACCTACAGCCAGTTAGCGTTTgttgaatgcttactatatgccaagcatgGCTCTAGGCACTGGAGAACATAACACAAGCGAGGTCCGTGCCCTCGGGGAGTTCACATTCTGGTGAGGGTGATGGTCAGTGACTTAAGATTTCAGgctgcaaagaaaataaaaccggGTGATGCCCTGGGGTGAATTCGATTAGAGCTACAGTGGTTAGAGAATTTAGATGAAGGGAGACCAAGGCCTCACTCCAGGATCAGTCACACTGTCTGAAAATTATGGAACCCCGAAGAAACAGAAGGGGAAGAGGTGTTGGTTTGCTGATCGAAGACTCCCGCGCAGCCGCCACGGGGTTTGTCCAGCGCCCAAGAAGCCGCGGGTGGGCAGGCAGCCTCGGATCTTGCCCTGCCCGCCTTCCTCGAGTTGGATTCGAATTGGCAGCGGTCAATTGAATTGACCCGCCGGCAGCTGTCCCCGggccttccctctgctcctacacAAACCTTTCTAGGCTAGAAAGATCCCTTCTCGGTTCAGCGCAGCCCTTCGCCCAGCGCACCCTGCCACCTCGGATTCGCGCGGACCCAGCTTTGGGACAAGGTCTTCCCAACGTGCCCCTTTCTGCGGCCCCGCccgcctctcccctctccccgaCCCGCGGCTGGCTTGTGCGGCGATCCCGCCACCTTCCGAGGTCCTCTCCTCCATTGCCTCGCGCCTTGAGTCGCGCAGCATTCTCTAACTTTTTCCAGAAGAGAACCCCGCGACCCCGGTAGCGTCGGGAAGCTGTGCCGGAACAATAAAGCTGCTAATCAGATTCCCGAGAGTTCGCAgtatctcatttttaaatcaaggcCTTTGTGCCCAAAGATTCCACTGTCAtggcacaaagaagaaaaagcccCAGAAACCCGGGTTACGGGTAGGATATAGAAGGTCCTGGGCCCTTCTCCAGTCGTGAGCAAAAGCCTATCTGGTGTGCAGCATTTTAACTTCTGTTTAGCTGTTTTCGGCAGAGCCTGGAAAAGACCCTTAAAtccaaaagagatttttaaaaaccccaaaaccctgATACAGAGAATATCTCGTTCTCTGTTCTACACAAACCGATCGCTAACTTCGTTGAGCAAGTCTGCTGCCTCCTGGGTCTTTgttgggccaaaaaaaaaaaaaaaaaaaaaaaaaaaaaattatatttcttttatctcttgTTTTCTGATCTCAATCCAGCATTTCCTCTAAATCTCCGATTGGACGTGGGGCTCAGGGGCCCTGGCGACGACCTCGCTTCTCACACTCGGAGCCCCCTGCGTTCGGCCCTCCGCCCAGGCACTGGCCTCTCCTCCACCCAGGCCAGGATTTCTTGGCGGCGGCTTGGGACACAAAAGCGACcccaggagggagaaggggcttGTGTTTCCTCCTCACCTTTCTTATCAGCTCGAGGGTCCTTGGCGGGGTCGGGGTCGCCATAGGCACGCGGATAGAAGGCGGGGGCGCCTGGGAAGGCAGGAGCACACTTGGCCGGCGAGGGCGCGGGGCCCAGCTCGGCGCGGAGCTCCGGGAGGGCGGGCGCAGCGGCCTCGGGCCCCGCGTAGGCCTCGGGCTTGAAGGCGGCCAGCATGCAGGAGGCGGGCGCCAGCGTGGCCTCCAGGCGCGCCGAGAGCTCCCCGGCAGCCAGGCTGCGCTGCTGCTGCTCCAGGTTCAGGATGTCTTTGACCGAGAACGGCGTGGGCGTGAGCGCAGGGCTGGGGAACATGGTGGCAGCGCGCGCCTCACAGCGCCAGGTGGGCGGCAGAGAG harbors:
- the NKX2-5 gene encoding homeobox protein Nkx-2.5, producing MFPSPALTPTPFSVKDILNLEQQQRSLAAGELSARLEATLAPASCMLAAFKPEAYAGPEAAAPALPELRAELGPAPSPAKCAPAFPGAPAFYPRAYGDPDPAKDPRADKKELCSLQKAVELEKPEADGAERPRARRRRKPRVLFSQAQVYELERRFKQQRYLSAPERDQLASVLKLTSTQVKIWFQNRRYKCKRQRQDQTLELVGLPPPPPPPARRIAVPVLVRDGKPCLGDSAPYAPAYGVGLNAYGYNAYPAYPGYGSAACNPGYSCAAAYPAGPPPAQSATAATNNNFVNFGVGDLNAVQSPGIPQGNSGVSTLHGIRAW